A stretch of Mya arenaria isolate MELC-2E11 chromosome 14, ASM2691426v1 DNA encodes these proteins:
- the LOC128217622 gene encoding interleukin-17 receptor D-like has protein sequence MDTVSSAGTTPSHHSIMSQQGENVQVSKASHQEYEESLKIVLGTVFGVFGVVGIIIIVVLVYRFYKNRRNGSGSGSDRNASFHRSVSIDLEQKQVPTVLLLYSYDCSAHEKVVESLAGFLIETCNCNVHVDMFEEQIIHERGLDDWLVDNLQEAEFIIVLSSVGARLRCSKKKVKFKLDSSKTLPDYFAVAVDYVAEKMRVERSKGMPLTTFCVAYMDYSTVNDIPPQLEMAFKFCLMKDITALFSHLHGINGEPTKDGAPIVGLTADSFDTTEMGQELKVAIESAKEYFKSNPDWVEGRIEPVPNPNKTKSRHVRKSSLEPLLLATQMDCSNSTPDPHMINSEIAMQPLPPRVDHSKNTQSSQPPQRQNSFHSSLSSHQTLNTPPGPQNSKSCDNVPSESLCSCDLCGVEGHQMGSSQCKLKHLLLTQEMEISENDENVKLKSKSMPAVNRNSLYSSQTIFKAEVHKEWDDNDGSLSHADSQESSSYADSSVDDLEKDLHSIMNPTFVSRPQPMYSHTSFDDIAGVYNVLPLPTKMDIISENVTKKSHYTNSQKGSGTREQCDVMFTKPPNNSRNFTENIQLEEFSLKL, from the exons TGTCCAGTGCTGGAACCACACCATCACATCATTCCATCATGTCACAACAGGGAG AGAATGTTCAGGTATCGAAGGCCAGTCACCAGGAGTACGAGGAGTCGCTGAAGATCGTTCTTGGTACAGTGTTTGGAGTGTTCGGCGTTGTCGGTATCATCATTATTGTTGTACTGGTCTACAGGTTCTATAAAAACAGGCGAAATGGGAGCGGCTCAG gttCTGACAGAAATGCCAGTTTCCACAGATCAGTGTCCATAG ACTTGGAACAGAAGCAAGTACCGACTGTGTTGTTGCTGTACTCCTACGACTGCAGTGCACATGAGAAAGTGGTTGAATCATTGGCAGGATTCCTCATAGAAACATGCAACTGTAACGTACACGTTGACATGTTCGAGGAGCAGATAATACATGAAAGAGGCCTTGATGATTGGCTCGTTGATAATCTACAGGAGGCGGAGTTTATTATCGTACTCAGCTCTGTGGGTGCTCGATTACGCTGTAGTAAAAAGAAGGTTAAGTTTAAGCTTGACTCTTCAAAAACATTGCCAGATTATTTTGCTGTTGCTGTGGATTATGTAGCGGAGAAAATGAGAGTTGAGCGCTCCAAGGGTATGCCATTGACAACGTTTTGTGTAGCATACATGGATTATTCAACGGTAAATGATATTCCTCCTCAGTTGGAAATGGCATTTAAGTTTTGCTTAATGAAGGATATCACAGCTTTGTTTAGTCACCTGCATGGTATAAATGGCGAACCGACAAAAGACGGTGCTCCTATTGTTGGATTGACAGCCGATTCTTTTGATACCACGGAAATGGGACAAGAGTTGAAGGTTGCTATCGAATCCGCCAAagaatatttcaaatcaaatccAGATTGGGTCGAAGGACGAATCGAACCTGTGCCaaatccaaacaaaacaaagtccCGTCATGTCAGAAAAAGTTCCCTGGAACCATTGCTTCTTGCCACTCAAATGGACTGCTCTAATTCCACGCCGGATCCCCACATGATCAACAGTGAGATTGCCATGCAACCCTTGCCCCCAAGAGTGGACCATTCCAAAAACACTCAGTCCTCTCAGCCACCACAAAGACAAAACTCATTTCATTCATCTTTGAGCAGTCACCAAACATTGAATACACCTCCAGGGCCACAAAATTCTAAAAGTTGTGATAATGTCCCTTCAGAATCTCTCTGTAGCTGTGACCTTTGCGGGGTTGAAGGTCATCAGATGGGGAGCTCACAGTGCAAACTTAAGCATCTTCTGCTTACTCAGGAAATGGAAATCAGTGAAAACGATGAAAATGTGAAGCTTAAATCCAAATCTATGCCTGCTGTGAATAGAAATAGCTTGTACAGTTCTCAGACTATTTTCAAAGCAGAAGTTCATAAGGAATGGGATGATAACGATGGGTCGTTATCACATGCTGACTCTCAAGAATCAAGTTCTTATGCCGACTCTTCTGTTGATGATCTTGAAAAGGACTTACACTCTATAATGAATCCAACTTTCGTATCTCGACCCCAACCAATGTACTCTCACACTAGTTTTGATGACATTGCTGGTGTTTACAATGTGCTACCTTTACCAACTAAAATGGATATTATCTCCGAAAATGTGACTAAAAAGTCCCACTACACCAATAGTCAAAAAGGGAGTGGTACTCGGGAGCAGTGTGAcgttatgtttaccaaacctccAAACAATTCCAGAAACTTTACCGAAAATATTCAACTGGAGGAGTTCAGCTTGAAGCTGTAG